Proteins co-encoded in one Meiothermus sp. genomic window:
- a CDS encoding phosphotransferase enzyme family protein — protein MSLVRLGQGREAEVFAWADGYVLKLFWPEFSQADAQLEAQLTQQVWLLGVPSPRVEDVLEFEGRWGLVLEWIRGVPLTDYIQSNPDRLRFAAQMLGALHRQLHSKTAGHLPSQRHYLIQRIQACRLSEAERAALLQHLERLTDGTALCHGDFHPENVLVGKEGVFVVDWPSAMRGNPLADIARTTLLILHSELPPDLPAREEILRQREVFYQTYLEDYQSFSGLNLTELQAWMPIVAAARLRENIPGEEPRLMQLIQEGLREYGALV, from the coding sequence ATGTCGCTCGTACGGCTGGGACAGGGGCGCGAGGCCGAGGTGTTTGCCTGGGCCGACGGTTACGTGCTCAAGCTGTTCTGGCCGGAGTTTTCCCAGGCCGATGCCCAGCTCGAGGCTCAGCTCACCCAGCAGGTCTGGCTGCTGGGGGTGCCCTCGCCCAGGGTGGAGGATGTGCTGGAGTTCGAGGGGCGCTGGGGGCTGGTGCTCGAGTGGATTCGGGGTGTGCCGCTTACCGACTACATCCAGTCCAACCCCGACCGCTTGCGCTTTGCCGCGCAGATGCTGGGGGCTTTGCACCGCCAGCTGCACAGTAAAACCGCAGGACACCTACCTTCGCAGCGGCACTACCTCATCCAGCGCATCCAGGCCTGCCGGCTTTCAGAGGCCGAGCGAGCGGCGTTGTTGCAACACCTCGAGCGCCTAACCGATGGAACCGCCCTTTGCCACGGCGATTTTCATCCCGAGAATGTGCTGGTAGGCAAGGAGGGCGTGTTCGTGGTGGACTGGCCCAGCGCCATGCGGGGTAACCCCCTGGCCGATATCGCCCGAACCACCTTGCTCATCCTGCACAGCGAGCTTCCCCCCGACCTGCCCGCCCGTGAGGAAATTTTGCGTCAGCGTGAGGTTTTTTACCAAACCTACCTCGAGGACTATCAAAGCTTTTCCGGCCTCAATCTGACCGAGTTACAGGCCTGGATGCCCATCGTAGCTGCAGCCCGCCTGCGGGAGAATATCCCCGGCGAGGAACCCAGGTTGATGCAACTCATCCAGGAAGGTTTGCGGGAATACGGTGCCTTGGTCTGA
- the miaB gene encoding tRNA (N6-isopentenyl adenosine(37)-C2)-methylthiotransferase MiaB, translating into MKTNIITYGCQMNEYDTHLVRSELVSFGAEFVDTWREADFVLVNTCAVRGKPVEKVRSLLGELRKEKEKRPLLVGMMGCLAQLEEGQQMARKFEVDVLLGPGALTEIGKALEAKSRFWDLSFREELTHHLPPAPQGALSAFVSIIRGCNHHCTYCIVPTTRGPEVSRHPDLILREVEQLKAAGVLEVTLLGQNVNSYGKDQPGFPSFAELLRLVAQVGIPRIKFTTSHPVNFTDDVIAAMAETPQVCRYIHLPVQSGSNRVLRRMGREYRREWYLDRIRAIREAMPDVVLSTDIIVGFPGETEEDFQATLSLYDEVRYDSAYMFIYSPRPGTPSYKHFQDLPREVKVERLQRLIEKQKEWSYRQNQRWVGQTVEVLVRGAAKDDSFVEGHTRGNHPTLLPAAQAPRPGLYQAVIQQATPHMLLGEVVGAQEPATIPLMMA; encoded by the coding sequence ATGAAAACAAACATCATCACCTATGGCTGCCAGATGAACGAGTACGACACCCACCTCGTGCGAAGCGAGCTGGTGTCGTTTGGCGCGGAGTTTGTAGACACCTGGCGGGAAGCCGACTTCGTGCTGGTCAACACCTGCGCGGTGCGGGGCAAGCCTGTGGAGAAGGTGCGCTCGCTTTTGGGTGAGCTGCGCAAGGAAAAAGAGAAGCGCCCCCTATTGGTGGGCATGATGGGCTGCCTGGCCCAGCTCGAGGAGGGCCAGCAGATGGCCCGCAAGTTCGAGGTGGATGTGCTCCTGGGGCCGGGAGCGCTTACCGAGATTGGCAAGGCCCTCGAGGCCAAAAGCCGCTTCTGGGACTTGAGCTTCCGCGAAGAGCTCACCCACCACCTGCCCCCTGCGCCCCAGGGGGCCCTATCGGCCTTTGTGAGCATCATCCGGGGCTGCAACCACCACTGCACCTACTGCATCGTGCCCACCACCCGTGGCCCCGAGGTAAGCCGCCACCCCGACCTGATTCTGCGCGAGGTGGAGCAGCTCAAGGCCGCGGGGGTGCTCGAGGTCACCCTGTTAGGCCAGAACGTCAACTCCTACGGCAAAGACCAGCCGGGCTTCCCCAGCTTCGCCGAGCTGTTGCGCCTGGTTGCCCAGGTGGGGATTCCCCGCATCAAATTCACCACCAGCCACCCGGTCAACTTCACCGACGACGTAATTGCCGCCATGGCCGAGACCCCCCAGGTCTGCCGCTACATCCACCTGCCGGTACAGTCCGGCTCCAACCGGGTGCTGCGCCGCATGGGGCGGGAGTACCGGCGGGAATGGTACCTGGATCGTATCCGGGCCATCCGCGAGGCCATGCCGGACGTGGTGCTCTCCACCGACATCATCGTGGGCTTCCCCGGCGAGACCGAGGAAGACTTCCAGGCCACCCTCTCGCTCTACGACGAGGTACGCTACGACAGCGCCTACATGTTCATCTACTCCCCGCGCCCCGGCACCCCCAGCTACAAGCACTTCCAGGATTTGCCGCGCGAGGTCAAGGTCGAGCGGCTCCAGCGCCTGATTGAGAAGCAAAAAGAGTGGAGCTACCGGCAGAACCAGCGCTGGGTGGGCCAGACCGTAGAGGTCTTGGTGCGCGGCGCCGCCAAAGACGACAGCTTCGTGGAGGGCCACACCCGCGGCAACCACCCCACCCTGCTGCCCGCGGCCCAGGCCCCCCGCCCCGGCCTGTACCAGGCGGTCATCCAGCAGGCCACCCCCCACATGCTTCTGGGTGAGGTGGTGGGGGCGCAGGAGCCGGCCACGATTCCGCTGATGATGGCGTGA
- a CDS encoding FAD-binding oxidoreductase — MKTQAEIVVLGAGIAGLCAARVLHEAGREVLVVARQLGEASRVPDALLNPVRGKRGMVAPEAEEALEALWDFYPRFGTVRQGILRPVPQSDRPVWQQKLQGRRIPHLWLEEGLYLENAGWLETTPLLHRLAEGLNILYASVERLESGVAWLEDGGRISGKVLVYAGGASGAHLVGLGGRFTPGSVLQTQQHFKQARSYGVYVAGHSLGGSYLPHQDRYAPHQTQPHEVEWLLAEAQKLLGYQPVFSASWAGVRYRLDRNYLKEIPGGFALTGFGSAAYFYAPLYAWRLLKRLRDCLNTF, encoded by the coding sequence GTGAAAACCCAGGCTGAAATCGTGGTACTCGGGGCCGGCATCGCCGGGTTGTGTGCGGCCCGGGTGCTGCACGAGGCTGGCAGGGAGGTGCTGGTGGTGGCCCGCCAACTCGGCGAGGCCAGCCGGGTGCCCGATGCCCTGCTGAACCCGGTGCGGGGCAAGCGGGGGATGGTGGCACCCGAGGCCGAGGAGGCCTTAGAAGCCCTGTGGGACTTTTATCCCCGGTTCGGGACAGTACGACAGGGCATCCTGCGGCCTGTGCCCCAAAGCGATAGGCCGGTCTGGCAGCAAAAGCTACAGGGCCGCCGGATTCCGCACCTGTGGCTCGAGGAGGGTTTGTACCTGGAAAACGCGGGGTGGCTGGAGACCACCCCCCTGCTGCACCGCCTGGCCGAGGGCCTGAACATCCTGTACGCCAGCGTGGAACGACTCGAATCGGGCGTAGCGTGGCTCGAGGACGGAGGCAGGATATCGGGCAAGGTGCTGGTCTACGCCGGCGGTGCGAGCGGCGCGCACCTGGTAGGGCTGGGCGGGCGCTTCACCCCTGGCTCGGTGCTGCAAACCCAGCAGCACTTCAAGCAGGCGCGCTCGTATGGGGTGTATGTGGCCGGGCACAGCCTGGGCGGGAGCTATCTGCCCCACCAGGACAGGTATGCACCCCACCAGACCCAGCCGCACGAGGTGGAGTGGCTGCTGGCCGAGGCGCAAAAGCTGCTGGGCTACCAGCCCGTATTTAGTGCGTCCTGGGCCGGGGTGCGCTACCGGCTCGACCGCAACTACCTCAAGGAGATTCCGGGCGGCTTCGCCCTCACCGGTTTTGGCTCGGCGGCGTATTTTTACGCGCCTCTGTATGCCTGGCGCCTTCTCAAACGTCTCAGAGACTGTCTTAATACTTTCTAG
- a CDS encoding IS5 family transposase (programmed frameshift), whose translation MELRQSRYPSDLTDQEWAILAPLMPQPSAAPHRPRENPWREILNGIFYITRAGCAWRMMPYDLPHWKTVYHYFRLWRKSGFLEQIHTTLREKTRRKAGRLPEPSAGILDSQSVKTSGKRGVRGYDAGKKVKGRKRHLLVDTQGLVLGVKVLPAHLTDAEGGREVLEGARGLSKRLSHLFVDGGYKRRFEEWVRRTLGWTVEVVRRPDANFRGIWWPKDQPLPEDLEEEVRKRTRGHRGFVVIPRRWVVERTFAWLSFNRRLNRDYELLPESSETFIHTAMIRLMVRRLAS comes from the exons ATGGAACTCAGACAAAGCCGCTACCCCAGCGATCTGACCGACCAGGAATGGGCCATACTGGCACCCCTGATGCCCCAGCCCTCCGCCGCCCCCCATCGCCCCCGGGAGAATCCCTGGCGGGAAATCCTGAACGGCATCTTCTACATCACCCGCGCCGGCTGCGCCTGGCGCATGATGCCCTATGACCTGCCCCACTGGAAAACCGTCTATCACTACTTCCGTTTGTGGCGCAAATCGGGTTTTCTGGAACAGATACATACCACCCTGCGCGAGAAAACCCGCCGTAAAGCAGGACGCCTGCCCGAACCCAGCGCGGGGATTCTGGATAGCCAGAGCGTGAAGACCTCGG GGAAAAGGGGGGTCAGGGGGTATGACGCGGGCAAGAAGGTAAAGGGGCGCAAACGGCATCTGCTGGTGGATACACAAGGGCTGGTGTTGGGAGTCAAGGTGCTGCCCGCCCACCTCACGGATGCGGAGGGCGGGCGAGAGGTGCTGGAGGGGGCCAGGGGGCTGTCGAAGCGGTTGTCGCATCTGTTTGTGGATGGGGGGTACAAGCGCAGGTTTGAGGAATGGGTTCGGCGCACCTTGGGCTGGACGGTGGAGGTGGTGCGCAGGCCGGATGCCAACTTCCGGGGTATTTGGTGGCCTAAAGACCAGCCTCTTCCGGAGGACTTGGAGGAGGAAGTGCGGAAGAGGACGCGGGGGCATCGGGGGTTTGTGGTGATTCCCCGCAGATGGGTGGTGGAGCGGACGTTTGCCTGGCTGAGCTTCAATCGGAGGCTGAACCGGGACTATGAGCTTCTACCTGAGAGCTCAGAGACCTTCATCCACACAGCGATGATCCGGCTTATGGTCAGAAGATTGGCCTCCTAG
- a CDS encoding winged helix-turn-helix domain-containing protein: MQLAQHQRRPRLELQLRHHPDNLHALYRESQDHTERARWHALWLLARGQSIPEVARNLGYTDRWVRQVIHRYNQGLPMKNLRHENKGRAPLVPPELQEGFRQALLQPHPRDGLWSIRNAAEWLAERLGRPVDGRRAWYWMRRLGLAPLRPRPRHREADAKRQEAFKKSSF, encoded by the coding sequence ATGCAACTGGCCCAACATCAGCGCCGCCCCCGGTTGGAACTCCAACTGCGACACCATCCGGATAACCTCCACGCCCTCTACCGGGAGTCCCAAGACCACACCGAACGCGCCCGCTGGCACGCTCTCTGGCTGCTGGCCAGGGGTCAGAGCATCCCCGAGGTAGCCAGGAATCTGGGCTATACCGATCGCTGGGTGCGTCAGGTAATCCACCGCTACAATCAGGGCCTGCCCATGAAGAATCTGCGGCACGAGAACAAAGGCCGGGCCCCCCTCGTACCGCCCGAACTCCAGGAGGGCTTCCGCCAGGCCCTCCTCCAGCCCCATCCCAGGGACGGGCTTTGGAGCATACGCAACGCTGCGGAGTGGCTGGCTGAAAGGCTGGGACGTCCGGTGGATGGGCGGCGGGCCTGGTACTGGATGCGTCGCCTGGGCCTGGCCCCGCTGCGCCCCCGGCCGCGCCACCGGGAGGCGGATGCGAAGCGGCAGGAGGCTTTCAAAAAAAGCTCTTTCTGA
- a CDS encoding IS630 family transposase yields the protein MVFLFRLLFPELELEVWGFDERRIGLKPIRRRVWALRGRTPLAQERPRYRWLYVYAFIRPGTGESEYWLLPSVSVEGFQLVLEAFARLRGAGAGKLVLVVLDQAGWHTSGRVEPAKGLGLCYLPPYSPELQPVERVWGLIDAVVANGQVQDEEELWAKVEARCAYLQTQPALIQSYTLFHWWPGGC from the coding sequence ATGGTTTTCCTGTTCAGGTTGCTCTTTCCTGAACTGGAGTTGGAGGTGTGGGGCTTTGATGAGCGCCGAATAGGGCTGAAGCCCATCCGCCGACGGGTATGGGCCTTGCGAGGGAGGACGCCGCTAGCGCAGGAGCGGCCCCGCTATCGCTGGCTGTATGTGTACGCCTTCATAAGACCGGGTACGGGGGAAAGCGAGTACTGGCTGCTGCCCTCGGTCTCGGTGGAGGGGTTCCAGTTGGTGTTGGAGGCCTTTGCCCGGCTACGGGGGGCGGGGGCGGGCAAGCTGGTACTGGTGGTGCTGGATCAGGCTGGCTGGCACACCTCGGGGCGGGTGGAGCCAGCCAAGGGCCTGGGGCTGTGTTATCTGCCACCCTACTCGCCCGAGTTGCAGCCGGTAGAACGAGTCTGGGGGCTCATTGACGCGGTCGTGGCCAATGGGCAGGTGCAGGATGAAGAGGAGCTGTGGGCCAAGGTGGAAGCCCGGTGCGCTTACCTACAAACCCAGCCCGCGCTTATCCAGAGCTACACCCTATTTCACTGGTGGCCGGGGGGATGTTAG
- a CDS encoding thymidylate synthase — protein sequence MQQYHDLMRHVLEHGVDKSDRTGVGTRSVFGYQMRFDLRQSFPLVTTKKVHWKSVVYELLWFLRGDTNIGFLRENGVTIWDEWADEAGELGPVYGKQWRSWAGPDGQTIDQLAWVVEEIRRNPDSRRLVVSAWNVADLPRMALAPCHILFQFYVAEGRLSCQLYQRSADIFLGVPFNIASYALLTLMVAHVTGLKPGEFIHTLGDAHLYRNHFEQARLQLSREPRPLPTVRLNPAVRDLFAFTYDDIELLDYHPYPRIPAPVAV from the coding sequence ATGCAGCAGTACCACGACCTGATGCGCCATGTGCTCGAGCACGGGGTAGATAAGTCCGACCGCACCGGCGTGGGCACCCGCTCGGTGTTCGGCTACCAGATGCGCTTTGACCTGCGCCAGAGTTTTCCCCTGGTAACCACCAAGAAAGTGCATTGGAAAAGCGTGGTCTACGAGCTTTTGTGGTTCTTGCGGGGCGATACCAATATCGGCTTCCTGCGCGAAAACGGGGTCACCATCTGGGACGAGTGGGCCGACGAGGCGGGCGAGCTGGGGCCGGTGTACGGCAAGCAGTGGCGGAGCTGGGCCGGCCCGGACGGCCAGACCATCGATCAACTGGCCTGGGTGGTGGAAGAGATTCGGCGCAACCCCGACTCCCGCCGCCTGGTGGTGAGCGCCTGGAACGTGGCCGACCTGCCCCGCATGGCCCTGGCCCCCTGCCACATCCTGTTTCAGTTCTACGTGGCAGAAGGGCGGCTTTCCTGCCAGCTTTATCAGCGCAGCGCCGACATCTTTCTGGGGGTTCCCTTTAACATCGCTTCCTACGCGCTGCTGACGCTCATGGTGGCCCATGTCACGGGTCTGAAGCCCGGCGAGTTCATTCACACCCTGGGCGATGCTCACCTCTATCGCAATCACTTTGAGCAGGCCCGCTTGCAGCTTTCCCGCGAGCCCCGGCCCCTGCCCACGGTACGGCTCAACCCCGCTGTGCGAGACTTGTTCGCCTTCACTTACGACGACATCGAGCTGCTGGACTACCACCCCTACCCCCGCATCCCCGCCCCGGTAGCGGTTTAG
- a CDS encoding dihydrofolate reductase translates to MARKIAFVVAMDQNRAIGRAGALPWHLPDDLRRFRALTLGKTVLMGRKTFESIGRPLPKRRNVVLTRDPAFAAEGVEVVHALEDALKLDDELMVIGGGEIYSLFLPLATHLHLTLVETLIPDADTFFPPWNQAGWRETYREHHPADERHQFAFTYVDLERDEFPT, encoded by the coding sequence ATGGCCCGGAAGATTGCTTTTGTGGTGGCAATGGACCAGAACCGCGCCATTGGCCGGGCTGGGGCGCTACCCTGGCACCTGCCCGACGACCTCAGGCGGTTCCGTGCGCTGACCCTGGGCAAGACCGTGCTGATGGGCCGCAAGACCTTTGAAAGCATCGGGCGGCCCCTCCCCAAACGCCGCAATGTGGTGCTCACCCGCGACCCGGCCTTTGCCGCCGAGGGCGTAGAGGTGGTGCACGCCCTCGAGGACGCCCTGAAGCTGGACGACGAGCTGATGGTGATTGGGGGGGGCGAAATCTACAGCCTGTTCCTGCCCCTAGCCACCCACCTGCACCTGACCCTGGTCGAGACGCTTATCCCCGATGCCGACACCTTTTTTCCCCCGTGGAACCAGGCCGGGTGGCGCGAGACCTACCGGGAGCACCACCCCGCCGACGAACGCCATCAATTTGCCTTTACCTATGTAGATCTTGAGCGCGACGAGTTTCCCACCTAG